One stretch of Segatella copri DNA includes these proteins:
- the xseA gene encoding exodeoxyribonuclease VII large subunit: MFKVKRLSLYELNSIVREVISMSLPDSYWVEAELSEAREGYGGHCYLELIEKDERSNTPIAKAHASCWRNRWMFIKPNFERITGQRIHAGMKVLLKVHAQFHENYGFSWIVDDIDPNYTMGDMARKRLEIINTLKAEGVFELQKELVLPMFCQRIAVISSATAAGYGDFCNQLADNDYGLQFQTRLFPATMQGEGVEQSVIAALDSINAEWEQFDCVVIIRGGGATSDLSGFDTLALAENVANFPLPIITGIGHERDESVLDMISFQRVKTPTAAAAFLVNHLTEVYARVMNAQEAIVQNVKHRLQVEKMRLDRLSNTIPVQFSLVKTKQGAYLDRLMSRLSTNVQSKLSEAQRHFEILSQNVQPILERKMLNESHRLQLLSQRIQAQDPELLLKRGYSITLKDGKSIHSASQLKSGDIIETRLAEGSVKAKVE; this comes from the coding sequence ATGTTCAAAGTAAAAAGGTTATCTCTCTATGAATTGAACTCCATAGTCCGTGAGGTCATTTCGATGTCCTTGCCCGACAGCTATTGGGTGGAAGCGGAACTCTCCGAGGCTCGCGAGGGCTACGGCGGGCACTGCTATCTGGAACTCATCGAGAAGGATGAGCGCTCTAATACGCCCATTGCCAAGGCGCATGCCTCCTGCTGGCGAAACCGATGGATGTTCATCAAACCGAATTTCGAGCGCATCACCGGACAGCGCATTCATGCCGGTATGAAAGTGCTGCTCAAGGTGCACGCGCAGTTTCATGAGAACTATGGCTTTTCCTGGATAGTAGATGATATTGACCCTAACTATACGATGGGCGATATGGCGCGCAAGCGGTTGGAAATCATCAATACGCTGAAAGCAGAGGGCGTCTTTGAACTGCAGAAGGAGTTGGTGCTCCCGATGTTCTGCCAGCGCATCGCCGTCATTTCCAGTGCTACGGCTGCTGGATATGGTGATTTCTGCAACCAGCTTGCCGATAACGATTATGGTCTGCAGTTTCAAACCCGCCTCTTTCCGGCTACGATGCAGGGCGAGGGGGTAGAGCAGAGTGTGATAGCTGCCCTCGACAGTATCAATGCCGAATGGGAACAGTTTGACTGCGTAGTCATCATCCGAGGCGGTGGTGCTACGAGCGATCTCTCGGGTTTCGACACTCTGGCGCTTGCCGAGAATGTGGCAAACTTCCCGCTGCCTATCATCACGGGAATAGGACATGAAAGGGACGAGAGTGTGCTGGATATGATTTCTTTCCAACGTGTAAAGACACCGACAGCCGCTGCCGCCTTCCTCGTTAATCATCTTACTGAGGTTTATGCTCGTGTAATGAATGCGCAAGAGGCTATCGTGCAGAATGTGAAGCACCGTCTGCAGGTGGAGAAGATGAGGCTAGACAGACTGAGCAACACGATTCCTGTCCAGTTTTCGCTGGTGAAGACGAAGCAGGGTGCCTATCTCGACCGCTTGATGAGTCGTTTAAGCACAAATGTCCAGTCGAAACTATCGGAAGCCCAGCGCCATTTCGAGATTCTTTCTCAGAATGTTCAGCCGATATTGGAAAGGAAGATGCTCAACGAGAGTCATCGTCTGCAGCTTCTTTCCCAGCGCATCCAGGCACAAGACCCCGAATTGTTGCTGAAACGTGGCTACAGCATTACGCTGAAAGATGGCAAAAGCATCCATTCTGCCTCGCAACTGAAGTCTGGCGACATCATTGAAACGAGGTTGGCCGAGGGCAGCGTGAAGGCAAAAGTTGAATAA
- the xseB gene encoding exodeoxyribonuclease VII small subunit, with the protein MEKEEMKYEQAVRELEEIVERMENDELDIDQLSEQLKRAKTLVKLCKDKLTKTDEEIKKLLSED; encoded by the coding sequence ATGGAAAAAGAAGAAATGAAATACGAACAAGCCGTAAGAGAGCTTGAAGAAATCGTAGAAAGAATGGAGAATGATGAACTCGATATTGATCAGCTCTCCGAGCAGTTGAAACGTGCCAAAACCTTGGTGAAACTCTGTAAAGACAAACTCACCAAGACCGATGAGGAAATCAAGAAACTCCTCAGCGAGGATTGA